In the Cydia amplana chromosome 14, ilCydAmpl1.1, whole genome shotgun sequence genome, one interval contains:
- the LOC134654268 gene encoding uncharacterized protein K02A2.6-like, translating to MVGGDGGDEDGDVNEDFGELILYNINIDAAECTESWTEMISVDGVDINFKLDSGAAATWLHTHDNAFKELKSKISSSPVLAYYSPHEAVCVSVDASSRGLGACLMQGGRPVAYAARTLTPAETRWAQIEKELLAVVFGCTRFHQYIYGHSVISVESDHKPLEAIMRKPLNETPARLQRMLLKLQHYNIDLRYKPGKEMFIADTLSRAPSEAGVDSDVCKDVVVHVNMLYNNVEATPEMLGRIKEDTLRDPVLMAICEYYHNGWPYNKREVKDIVKPYWDVHDELHDVNGILFRNERIVIPASLRKEMVRRVHEGHLGVDKCQRRARGVMWWPGMARDVERAVLACETCQRHRAAPAREPLQPHDVPERPWQVLAADIFEFKGKLFLLVVDYFSKFVEISCLNNLQSGTVIESLKQMFSRHGIPEKLVTDNGTQFTSMEFKGFCKQWEFAHVTSSPLYPRSNGLAERNVRTIKGLMIKAYETGSDWYLGLLNFRNSPVTGETYSPAQLLMSRSLKTRLPVTDALLKPRTIDRRLFKDERSARINNYKSNYDRGTRALPQLNPNDTVRVKQNKEWVKSQIVNQAQDGRSYWLRTNDGGVYRRNRQHILKVPDTTSESAARSQPNSGHTRGYLDWDQFQGPRGPATSAATTRPDPQPSTSANGNYVTRSGRVVQPPQRY from the exons ATGGTCGGCGGTGATGGCGGTGACGAGGACGGTGATGTAAACGAGGACTTTGGTGAGCTTATTTTGTACAATATTAATATTGATGCGGCCGAGTGTACCGAGTCGTGGACGGAAATGATTAGTGTGGATGGCGTGGATATAAATTTCAAATTGGACAGTGGTGCGGCTGCCACG TGGCTCCACACTCATGACAACGCGTTCAAAGAATTAAAGTCAAAAATAAGTAGTAGTCCAGTATTAGCATATTATTCGCCGCATGAAGCGGTGTGTGTGTCAGTAGATGCGAGCTCGCGTGGCCTGGGCGCGTGTCTGATGCAGGGCGGGCGGCCCGTCGCCTATGCGGCGCGCACGCTAACGCCTGCGGAGACGCGCTGGGCGCAAATCGAGAAAGAGCTGCTCGCAGTGGTTTTCGGGTGCACTCGATTTCACCAATACATTTATGGGCATAGTGTTATTAGTGTGGAAAGCGACCATAAGCCGCTGGAAGCTATCATGAGAAAACCACTTAATGAAACACCGGCGCGCCTCCAGCGCATGCTTTTAAAATTGCAGCATTATAATATAGATCTCCGCTACAAGCCCGGAAAAGAGATGTTTATTGCGGACACATTGTCGAGAGCGCCTAGCGAGGCGGGCGTCGATAGTGATGTGTGTAAGGATGTAGTGGTGCACGTTAACATGTTATATAATAATGTGGAGGCGACACCCGAAATGCTAGGCAGAATAAAGGAGGACACGTTGAGGGACCCCGTCCTGATGGCGATTTGTGAATACTACCATAACGGGTGGCCCTATAACAAAAGAGAGGTCAAGGATATCGTGAAGCCATACTGGGACGTGCATGACGAGCTTCACGATGTAAatggtattttatttagaaatgagAGAATTGTGATACCGGCTTCGTTACGCAAAGAGATGGTGCGTCGAGTTCATGAGGGCCACCTGGGGGTGGATAAATGCCAGAGGCGAGCGCGCGGAGTGATGTGGTGGCCCGGCATGGCCCGGGACGTGGAACGCGCCGTGCTGGCGTGCGAGACGTGCCAGCGACACCGCGCGGCGCCCGCGCGCGAGCCGCTGCAGCCGCACGATGTGCCCGAGCGCCCGTGGCAGGTACTGGCGgcggacatttttgagtttaaaGGTAAACTGTTTTTATTGGTGGTAGATTATTTTTCGAAATTTGTGGAAATAAGTTGTTTAAATAACTTACAAAGTGGTACCGTAATTGAATCACTCAAACAAATGTTCAGTCGGCATGGGATACCAGAAAAATTGGTCACCGACAATGGGACACAATTTACGTCTATGGAGTTTAAAGGATTTTGTAAACAATGGGAATTTGCCCATGTCACCAGTTCACCTCTGTACCCGAGATCGAACGGTCTCGCGGAACGCAATGTACGCACAATTAAGGGATTAATGATAAAAGCCTACGAAACAGGGAGTGATTGGTACCTCGGCTTACTAAATTTCAGAAATTCACCTGTGACAGGTGAAACATACTCTCCGGCTCAATTATTAATGAGTCGAAGTTTAAAAACACGTTTACCGGTAACAGATGCGTTATTGAAACCGCGAACGATTGATCGTCGTTTATTTAAAGACGAGAGATCCGCAaggataaataattacaaatcaAACTATGATCGTGGCACTAGGGCCTTACCACAATTAAATCCTAACGATACGGTACGCGTGAAGCAAAACAAAGAGTGGGTAAAATCACAAATAGTTAACCAAGCTCAAGACGGACGTTCGTACTGGCTACGAACTAACGATGGAGGAGTGTACAGAAGGAACCGTCAGCACATATTGAAAGTCCCAGACACAACCAGCGAATCAGCTGCTCGTAGTCAACCTAACAGTGGCCATACGCGAGGTTATTTGGACTGGGACCAGTTTCAGGGTCCTCGAGGGCCGGCAACTAGTGCCGCGACCACCAGGCCCGACCCGCAACCATCGACTTCGGCTAATGGGAATTATGTAACTCGAAGTGGCAGAGTAGTACAACCGCCTCAACGGTATTAA